A genomic region of Klebsiella sp. RIT-PI-d contains the following coding sequences:
- a CDS encoding ABC transporter ATP-binding protein, translating into MLSLRAVNHFYGSQHTLWNITLELQAGKCTSVVGLPGMGKSTLFNCITGFLPVESGSIVWHGNNAPPCDLLPLSALNRSALGIGYVPQDRRIFSQLTVEENLHIAHAASGDGEVKSTIYDLFPELCTLRQAKAATLSDDNQYQLALANALIARPRLLILDEPTRGAGQAFLHKLGEIILRLKRELGLTILLAEQHLSFIHHVSDRFFLLHQGRNVAQGQVNQLDQQLFTQWMTPVPAR; encoded by the coding sequence ATGTTGAGTCTGCGCGCTGTGAATCATTTTTATGGCAGTCAGCATACGCTGTGGAATATTACGCTTGAGCTACAGGCGGGAAAATGTACCAGCGTAGTGGGGCTACCTGGTATGGGAAAGTCTACGCTGTTTAATTGTATCACCGGCTTTTTACCGGTCGAGAGCGGGAGTATTGTCTGGCACGGTAATAATGCGCCGCCCTGCGATCTGCTGCCGCTTTCGGCGCTGAATCGTAGTGCACTGGGGATTGGCTATGTCCCCCAGGACCGGCGCATTTTCTCGCAGTTGACCGTGGAGGAGAATCTGCATATTGCCCATGCTGCCAGTGGCGATGGCGAGGTCAAAAGTACAATATATGATTTATTCCCGGAGCTGTGCACGCTGCGTCAGGCGAAGGCCGCCACCTTGTCAGACGATAATCAGTATCAGCTGGCACTGGCAAATGCGCTAATCGCCCGGCCCCGGCTGTTGATCCTTGATGAACCTACGCGCGGCGCGGGCCAGGCATTTTTACATAAGCTGGGCGAGATTATCCTGCGCCTGAAACGCGAACTGGGGTTAACGATCCTGCTGGCAGAACAGCATTTGTCGTTTATCCATCACGTTTCAGATCGTTTTTTTCTGCTGCACCAGGGCCGTAACGTTGCGCAGGGACAAGTTAATCAGCTTGACCAGCAACTTTTCACGCAGTGGATGACGCCGGTACCAGCGCGCTAA
- the uvrB gene encoding excinuclease ABC subunit UvrB produces the protein MSKPFKLNSAFRPSGDQPEAIRRLKIGLEDGLAHQTLLGVTGSGKTFTVANVIADLQRPTMVLAPNKTLAAQLYGEMKEFFPDNAVEYFVSYYDYYQPEAYVPSSDTFIEKDASVNEHIEQMRLSATKALLERRDVVVVASVSAIYGLGDPDLYLKMMLHLSIGMIINQRDILRRLAELQYARNDQAFQRGTFRVRGEVIDIFPAESDDTALRVELFDEEVERLSLFDPLTGHIESTIQRFTVYPKTHYVTPRERIVQAMEDIKVELADRRKTLMANNKLLEEQRITQRTQFDLEMMNELGYCSGIENYSRYLSARGPGEAPPTLFDYLPADGLLVIDESHVTIPQIGGMYRGDRARKETLVEYGFRLPSALDNRPMKFEEFEGLAPQTIYVSATPGKYELEKSGDDIVDQVVRPTGLLDPIIEVRPVGTQVDDLLSEIRARVAINERVLVTTLTKRMAEDLTEYLTEHGEKVRYLHSDIDTVERMEIIRDLRLGEFDVLVGINLLREGLDMPEVSLVAILDADKEGFLRSERSLIQTIGRAARNINGKAILYGDKITASMEKAIGETERRREKQQQYNEEHGIVPQGLNKKVVDILALGENIAKTKAKGRGKARHPVEDDAALPLTPKALQQKIHELEAKMMQHARDLEFEEAAQTRDQLHQLRDLFIAAS, from the coding sequence ATGAGTAAACCGTTCAAACTGAATTCCGCATTTCGTCCATCTGGCGATCAGCCTGAGGCGATTCGTCGTCTTAAAATAGGTCTTGAAGATGGCCTGGCCCATCAGACGCTGCTTGGCGTAACCGGGTCAGGGAAGACGTTTACCGTCGCGAATGTCATTGCCGATCTTCAGCGGCCAACCATGGTGCTGGCGCCTAACAAAACGCTGGCAGCGCAGCTGTACGGCGAAATGAAAGAGTTCTTCCCGGATAACGCCGTAGAGTATTTCGTCTCCTACTACGACTATTACCAGCCGGAAGCGTATGTCCCCAGTTCCGACACCTTCATTGAGAAAGACGCGTCGGTCAACGAGCATATCGAGCAAATGCGTCTGTCGGCTACCAAAGCGCTGCTGGAGCGTCGGGATGTCGTCGTGGTGGCGTCCGTTTCGGCAATTTACGGCCTGGGCGACCCCGATTTGTACCTGAAAATGATGCTGCACTTATCCATCGGCATGATCATTAATCAGCGCGATATCCTGCGCCGCCTGGCAGAGCTGCAATACGCCCGCAACGATCAGGCGTTCCAGCGCGGAACGTTTCGCGTGCGCGGAGAGGTGATTGATATTTTCCCGGCAGAGTCTGACGATACGGCGCTGCGCGTTGAGTTATTTGACGAAGAAGTCGAACGCCTGTCGTTATTCGATCCGCTTACCGGACACATTGAATCCACCATTCAGCGTTTTACCGTCTATCCCAAAACGCACTACGTCACGCCGCGCGAACGTATTGTGCAGGCGATGGAAGACATCAAAGTTGAGCTGGCTGACCGGCGCAAAACGCTGATGGCGAACAACAAGTTACTTGAAGAACAGCGTATTACCCAGCGCACTCAGTTCGACCTCGAAATGATGAACGAACTGGGCTACTGCTCCGGTATCGAAAACTACTCGCGCTATCTTTCCGCGCGTGGGCCGGGTGAAGCGCCGCCGACGCTGTTCGACTATTTGCCCGCCGACGGTCTGCTGGTTATCGATGAGTCGCACGTGACTATTCCACAAATTGGAGGCATGTATCGTGGCGACCGGGCGCGTAAAGAGACCCTGGTGGAATATGGTTTTCGCCTGCCGTCGGCGCTGGATAACCGTCCGATGAAGTTTGAAGAGTTTGAAGGCCTGGCGCCACAAACCATTTACGTTTCCGCGACGCCGGGCAAGTATGAGCTGGAAAAGTCGGGTGACGACATTGTCGATCAAGTCGTTCGTCCTACCGGCCTTCTGGACCCCATTATTGAAGTGCGTCCGGTCGGCACCCAGGTGGACGATTTGCTCTCGGAAATCCGCGCGCGGGTAGCCATAAATGAGCGCGTTCTGGTAACCACCCTGACCAAACGTATGGCGGAAGACTTAACCGAATATCTGACCGAACACGGCGAGAAGGTTCGCTATCTCCACTCGGACATCGACACTGTGGAGCGTATGGAGATCATTCGCGACCTGCGCCTCGGTGAGTTTGACGTGCTGGTCGGTATCAACCTGCTGCGAGAGGGGCTGGATATGCCGGAAGTTTCGCTGGTCGCTATCCTTGATGCCGACAAAGAAGGCTTCCTGCGTTCCGAGCGTTCACTTATCCAGACCATTGGTCGTGCGGCACGTAACATCAACGGTAAAGCGATTCTGTACGGCGATAAGATCACGGCGTCGATGGAAAAAGCGATCGGTGAAACGGAGCGTCGCCGCGAGAAGCAGCAGCAGTACAACGAAGAACATGGCATTGTGCCGCAGGGCCTGAATAAGAAAGTCGTCGACATCCTGGCGCTGGGTGAGAACATTGCGAAGACCAAAGCCAAAGGCCGTGGTAAAGCGCGTCATCCGGTTGAGGACGATGCCGCACTGCCGCTGACGCCGAAAGCGCTACAGCAGAAAATTCACGAGCTGGAAGCGAAGATGATGCAGCACGCCCGGGATCTTGAATTTGAGGAAGCCGCACAAACGCGCGATCAGCTTCACCAGTTACGCGATCTGTTCATCGCGGCATCCTAG
- the pmrB gene encoding two-component system sensor histidine kinase PmrB, giving the protein MALLRKRKTTMRFQLLLTIGAILVVCQIFSVLWLWHESKEQIQLLVESAIHNHNNSKHVEHEVHEAVASLLVPSMLIIGLALIISFHAVKKITRPLAELQRELGTRTPDNLQPINIAAPVSEVEAVTSAINQLVSRLTVTLERERLFTADVAHELRTPLAGLRLHLELIGRAGTANVEPLLQRLDQMTNSIAQLLQLARVGQSFSAGSYQRVELYSDVILPLQDELETMLAPRQQRLVLPAECQAAVSGDATLLRFLLRNLVENAYRYSPVGSAISIYLESENGPLLVVEDEGPGIDESKSGELSKAFVRMDSRYGGIGLGLSIVTRIAQLHDAQFFLHNRQAQPGARAWVKFKALHSPHV; this is encoded by the coding sequence ATGGCGCTATTGCGTAAACGGAAAACCACCATGCGCTTTCAGCTGCTGCTGACCATCGGTGCCATTCTTGTGGTGTGCCAGATATTCAGCGTGTTATGGCTGTGGCATGAGAGTAAAGAGCAGATCCAGCTGCTGGTTGAGAGTGCCATCCACAATCACAATAACAGCAAACACGTTGAGCATGAAGTTCACGAGGCGGTAGCCAGCCTGCTGGTCCCGAGCATGTTAATTATTGGCCTGGCGTTAATTATTAGCTTTCACGCGGTGAAAAAGATCACTCGTCCACTGGCTGAACTGCAGCGTGAGCTGGGTACCCGCACGCCAGATAATCTTCAGCCTATCAATATTGCTGCCCCGGTGAGCGAAGTGGAAGCGGTAACCTCGGCCATTAATCAGCTGGTGTCGCGGCTGACCGTCACGCTTGAGCGCGAACGGCTTTTTACTGCCGATGTGGCGCACGAATTGCGTACGCCGCTGGCCGGGCTGCGTTTGCACCTGGAGTTGATTGGCCGGGCCGGCACGGCCAACGTGGAGCCGCTGCTACAGCGTCTCGATCAGATGACAAACAGTATTGCTCAGCTTCTCCAGCTTGCCCGCGTCGGGCAATCCTTTTCCGCCGGGAGTTACCAGCGGGTTGAGCTATATTCGGATGTGATCCTGCCCCTGCAGGATGAGCTTGAAACCATGCTGGCGCCGCGCCAGCAGCGGCTGGTGCTGCCTGCTGAATGTCAGGCTGCGGTGTCAGGAGATGCCACGTTATTACGCTTCCTGCTGCGAAATCTGGTGGAGAATGCCTATCGCTACAGCCCGGTCGGTTCGGCTATCAGCATTTATCTTGAGTCAGAAAACGGGCCGCTGCTGGTGGTCGAAGATGAGGGTCCGGGCATTGATGAGTCAAAAAGCGGCGAGTTGAGTAAGGCATTTGTGCGTATGGACAGCCGATACGGGGGAATTGGCCTCGGATTAAGCATCGTAACGCGAATTGCACAGTTACATGACGCGCAGTTCTTTTTGCATAACCGACAAGCACAGCCAGGCGCACGAGCGTGGGTAAAATTCAAAGCCCTGCACAGCCCGCACGTATAA
- the pmrA gene encoding two-component system response regulator PmrA produces the protein MKILVIEDDALLLQGLILAMQNEGYVCDGVTTARDAKICLANAYYSLVVLDLGLPDQDGLQLLANLRREKFTQPVLILTARDTVNDRISGLDTGADDYLIKPFALDELNARIRALLRRHHNQGDNEITIEDLTLNVTRRQVLLAGEQLDLTPKEYALLSRLMLKAGSPVHREILYNDIYSWENEPSTNTLEVHMHNLREKIGKTRIRTVRGFGYTMPVQGK, from the coding sequence GTGAAAATATTAGTTATAGAGGATGACGCTTTATTATTGCAGGGATTGATTCTCGCAATGCAAAACGAGGGATATGTCTGCGACGGCGTAACAACGGCCCGGGATGCCAAAATTTGCCTGGCCAATGCCTATTACAGCTTAGTGGTACTGGATCTGGGCCTGCCGGATCAAGATGGTTTGCAGCTGCTGGCGAATCTGCGCCGGGAGAAATTCACCCAGCCGGTTCTGATCCTGACCGCACGCGATACCGTTAACGATCGCATCTCAGGCCTGGATACCGGCGCGGATGATTATCTTATTAAGCCTTTCGCCCTCGACGAGCTGAATGCGCGTATTCGCGCCCTGCTGCGCCGTCATCATAATCAGGGTGATAACGAAATAACTATTGAGGATCTCACGCTGAATGTCACGCGTCGTCAGGTCCTGCTTGCCGGTGAACAGCTGGATTTAACGCCAAAAGAGTATGCGCTACTGTCCCGACTGATGTTAAAGGCGGGCAGCCCGGTCCACCGTGAAATTTTATATAACGATATCTACAGCTGGGAAAACGAACCGTCCACCAATACTCTTGAGGTGCACATGCATAATCTGCGGGAAAAAATTGGCAAAACGCGGATACGCACGGTGCGCGGTTTCGGCTATACAATGCCAGTGCAGGGTAAATAA